CAGTGCCCGGGCCATGCCGGTGCTGGTCAAAATCGTGGCCCCGTGGATGCCCGCCGTGTTGAACTCCCGCAGCAAGTCCTCCAGCACCTCCACCTTGTTTAAGATGAATACCATTAGTTTCAATTTTCCTCAACCCCTCTCGTCGTTTATCCTCGGCATGAAACGGCCACAATCCTCCTTTTAAGGGATTGTGGCAGCTGCTCTTTGTTCATTGTAACTTGTAGCCCTCTAAATAGCGGCCGTTTTTATTATAGCACCCGGGATGCGTTTTGACACACTTATTTCACAACCGGTGCGCAGTGTGCTAAAATTAAAGGCGAAAATCACCTTGCCGGGCTTGACTTAGAGCGTACTCTAAGGGCTAGTCTGATGATAGTGATACATTGAAACCGCGTTCCAAATCCATTGCAAAGGATGATCGGTATGACTTATACCATTGGCCAGGTGGCTAAAAAAATGGGCATCAGCGCTTTTACCCTGCGCTATTACGATAAAGAGGGCCTGTTGCCCTTTGTACGCCGGGATGAAAATGGGGTGCGGATATTTGAGGAGTCCGACCTGGAATTTCTGCGCGTGATCGACTGTTTAAAAAAGACCGGCATGCCCATTAAGGACATACGTACCTTTATCGTCTGGACCACCCAGGGCGACGCCTCGCTTCAGCAGCGCTACGATATGTTTATGGCGCGCAAAAGGGAGGTCGACCGCCAGCTTGAACAGCTGCTTTCTTACCGCGACTGCATCGCCTATAAATGCGACTATTATGAAAAAGCCCTGCAAGCCGGTACTGAGGCCATCCACTGGCAGCAGCGGGATGGCGAGCCGGAGATGGTTCTGGGGCGGCTGGCTAAAATAAGTGAAAACGAAGCGGAGGGAATATGATGAAGATCGTTATCATCGGCGGCTATGGCCATATCGGCAGTTATCTTGCCCCTAAATTGGTGGAGGCGGGACACGAGGTGACCTGCATTTCGCGCGGGCAAAGCAAGCCCTACACGCAAGGCCCCGCCTGGCGGGAGGTCCGCCGGGTGATCCTGGATCGGGAGATGTCGCCTCAGGGCAGTTTTGAAAGGGAGATCGCCGCACTCAACGCCGATGTGGTGATCGACCTGATCAACTTCTCGCTGGAGAGCACAAAGCGCATGGCGCAGGCGCTAAAGGGCACCAACCTTTCCCACTACCTGTATTGCTCCTCCATCTGGGCGCATGGCAAGGCCACGCTTTTACCGGCGACCGAGGATCAGCCTAAGTTCCCCCTGGATGAATACGGCATCCAAAAGGCCAAAAGCGAGGCCTACCTGCACGCGCTCTACCGCCAGGAGGGCTTCCCTGAAACGGTAGTCATGCCCGGGCAGATCTCCGGGCCGGGCTGGGCGATCATCACGCCCACGGGCAATGCGGATTATACGACCTTTGGCAAGATCCAGCGCGGCGAAGAGATCTCCATTCCCAATCTGGGTATGGAAACGCTGCACCATGTGCATGCGGACGACGTGGCCCAGGTCTTTTTTAACGCCATCGTACACCGTAAGGCCGCGCTGGGCGAGAGCTTTCACGCCGTGGGGGCGGAATCGATCACGCTGCTGGGATACGCGCAGGCCATGTACCGCTTTTTCGGCCAGGAGGAAAATATCCGCCTGCTGCCCTGGGACGAGTGGTGCGCGGCCACCGGAGATGAAAAGTGGATCGAACACACTTATTACCACATCGCCCGCAGCGGGACTTACAGTATTGAAAAGGGCCGGCGCCTGATCGACTACCGCCCGCGCCATACGCTGCTGGAAACCGTGCAGCAAAGCGTTGCCTATATGGTGGAACATCACTGGTTTTAAAGCACATCAAAAAGCCGCCTGCAAAGTATGCAGGCGGCTTTTTCTCTTTTCATTTTATGATCTTTTCTAGCGCCAATCCCTATCGTTCTTAAGCAAAGGGATTCTCGTCCTTATACAGCATTCCCTTGGGCTGGTTGAAGGCCACGTCCTCCACGCCCAGCAGCTTCATGGCGCTAAACAGCGCCTTACCCACCTTGCCAAAGGCCACGCCGCCGTGGTGCGGATAGCGCCCCGCCACCAGCACGTGGCGGTAGAAGCGCCCCATCTCCGGGATGGCAAAGATACCGATGCCGCCAAAGGACTGGGTGGCCACCGGCAGCACCTCGCCCTGGGCCACATAGCTGTGCAGCGAACAATCCGCCGCGCCCTGCAGCCTAAAGAAGGTGATATCGCCCGGGCGGATGTCGCCCTCCAGCGTACCGCGGGTGATATCCGGCTCGCTATCCGGCTCCAGCGAGCGCTTCATAATCAGCTGATACTTCATCTCGGGCTTGACCAGGTGGCAGGCCGGGGTATTGCCGCAGTGGAAGCCCATAAAGGTATCCTGCAGGGTATAATCGTACTTGCCGGCGATATTGGCGTTAAACATATCGCTGGGCACGGTGTTGTTGATATCCAGCAGCGTGGGCGGGACCATGGTGGCGCAGGCGATAATGTACTCGGTCACCGCGCCGTAGATGTCCACCTCGCAGGAGACCGGCATCATCTTGGAGGCCAGGCGGCTGTTGACGTAGCAGGGCACAAAGCCGAACTTCTCCTCAAAGGCGGGCCAGCACTTGTTGGCAAAGGCCACGTACTCGCTTGCGCCCTTATGGTCTTCGGCCCAATCCAGCAGCGTCAGCTCAAACTGCGCCAACCGGGGCAGGATGCCGGGCATCTTGTTGCCCTCGCCCAGTTCCTTTTCCATATCCGCCATCACCTCGGGGATGCGCGGATCGTCCTTATGGGCCTCGTAGGCTACGAGAAGATCCAGCTCGCTGTTCTCCTCCACGGCGATCCCCAAATCAAACAGGGGCTTAATCGGCGCGTTGCAGGCCACAAAATCGTTGGGACGCGGGCCAAAGGCGATGACCTTGAGCTTGCTTAGCCCCAGAATGATGCGGGCCACGGGGATAAAGTCGTCGATCATCTTGCAGATATCCTCAGCCGTGCCCACCGGGTACTCCGGAATATAGGCGCGCACGTTGCGGATGCCCAGGTTGTACGAGCAGTTGAGCATGCCGCAGTAGGCGTCGCCCCGGTCGCTCTTGAGGATCTCGGTGAATTCCTCGGCCGCGGCCACCGGCATCACCGGCCCCGGGAACTTCTGGGCCAGCAGGGTCTCCGGCGTTTCCGGGCCAAAATTGCCTAGGAACAGCACCAGCGCGTTGCAGCCGGCCGCCTCAAGTTCGTCCAAGGCCTTCATGGCGTCGTTTTCGTTTT
Above is a genomic segment from Luoshenia tenuis containing:
- a CDS encoding MerR family transcriptional regulator, whose protein sequence is MTYTIGQVAKKMGISAFTLRYYDKEGLLPFVRRDENGVRIFEESDLEFLRVIDCLKKTGMPIKDIRTFIVWTTQGDASLQQRYDMFMARKREVDRQLEQLLSYRDCIAYKCDYYEKALQAGTEAIHWQQRDGEPEMVLGRLAKISENEAEGI
- a CDS encoding L-fucose/L-arabinose isomerase family protein, encoding MFNIPEVRLGVVAVSRDCFPIDLSERRRAALCEAYRKQGGQIVEIMTTIENENDAMKALDELEAAGCNALVLFLGNFGPETPETLLAQKFPGPVMPVAAAEEFTEILKSDRGDAYCGMLNCSYNLGIRNVRAYIPEYPVGTAEDICKMIDDFIPVARIILGLSKLKVIAFGPRPNDFVACNAPIKPLFDLGIAVEENSELDLLVAYEAHKDDPRIPEVMADMEKELGEGNKMPGILPRLAQFELTLLDWAEDHKGASEYVAFANKCWPAFEEKFGFVPCYVNSRLASKMMPVSCEVDIYGAVTEYIIACATMVPPTLLDINNTVPSDMFNANIAGKYDYTLQDTFMGFHCGNTPACHLVKPEMKYQLIMKRSLEPDSEPDITRGTLEGDIRPGDITFFRLQGAADCSLHSYVAQGEVLPVATQSFGGIGIFAIPEMGRFYRHVLVAGRYPHHGGVAFGKVGKALFSAMKLLGVEDVAFNQPKGMLYKDENPFA
- a CDS encoding NAD-dependent epimerase/dehydratase family protein, with amino-acid sequence MMKIVIIGGYGHIGSYLAPKLVEAGHEVTCISRGQSKPYTQGPAWREVRRVILDREMSPQGSFEREIAALNADVVIDLINFSLESTKRMAQALKGTNLSHYLYCSSIWAHGKATLLPATEDQPKFPLDEYGIQKAKSEAYLHALYRQEGFPETVVMPGQISGPGWAIITPTGNADYTTFGKIQRGEEISIPNLGMETLHHVHADDVAQVFFNAIVHRKAALGESFHAVGAESITLLGYAQAMYRFFGQEENIRLLPWDEWCAATGDEKWIEHTYYHIARSGTYSIEKGRRLIDYRPRHTLLETVQQSVAYMVEHHWF